A genomic region of Janthinobacterium lividum contains the following coding sequences:
- a CDS encoding M1 family metallopeptidase, with protein MRIPFGSVASLALCFTVSAFAAEPFDDKFRQLEEVLPTPNTYRTASGAPGHAYWQQRADYTLRATLDETKREIAGSGTITYHNQSPDTLGYLWVQLDQNIYKPDSDARRMATAPSRQAWARTAGEDTMKFEGLRGLLARGDFQGGFNIRALKGADGRPLTYVINRTMMRIDLPQPLKPGQDFAFQIDWDYRINEQKVLGGRAGYEVFDDKNALFEVAQWFPRMAAYYDAAGWQHKQFLGSGEFTLEFGDYDVQLTVPADHIVASTGQLQNPQDVLSSAQRERLEKARGSDKPVVIVTQKEAEAAEKSVSRAQKTWHFKAANVRDFAWASSRKFIWDAQGYKKGGSDVMAMSYYPKEGNPLWEKYSTQAIVHTIEQYNKYSIDYPYPTAISVNGPVGGMEYPMISFNGPRPVKDKKTGELTYSKRTKYGLIGVIIHEVGHNYYPMIINSDERQWTWMDEGLNTFVQYLAQQAWEENYPASRGEPREIVDYMRSRDQVPIMTNSESLLQFGNNAYAKPAAGLNILRETILGRELFDYAFKEYAQRWKFKRPTPADFFRTMEDASGTDLDWFWRGWFYTTDPVDISIDGISEYGVSSKDPATEKAWKKAQKDAQPESVTSRANKGMPRRVDAHPELKDFYNQHDDFTVTNKDRNSYAEALAALEPWEKDLLKQGKHLYLVDLSNVGGMVMPLILEIELKSGKKYVERVPAEVWRYSPKKITKVVITDEPMVGLVQDPYWETADIDTSNNSWPRKITPSRLELFKSEKSPKDNLMRDFHTPLKGKNGGSAKGDEA; from the coding sequence ATGCGCATACCTTTCGGCTCCGTAGCCTCGCTGGCTCTTTGCTTTACCGTGTCGGCCTTCGCCGCCGAACCCTTCGACGACAAGTTCCGCCAGCTCGAAGAGGTGTTGCCTACCCCGAATACCTACCGCACCGCCTCAGGCGCGCCGGGCCACGCCTACTGGCAGCAGCGCGCCGACTACACGCTGCGCGCCACCCTGGACGAAACCAAACGCGAGATCGCCGGCAGCGGCACCATCACCTACCATAACCAGTCGCCCGACACCCTCGGCTACCTGTGGGTGCAGCTGGACCAGAATATCTACAAGCCCGATTCCGACGCGCGCCGCATGGCCACGGCGCCGTCGCGCCAGGCGTGGGCCAGGACGGCGGGCGAAGACACCATGAAATTCGAAGGCTTGCGCGGCCTCCTGGCGCGCGGCGACTTCCAGGGCGGCTTCAATATCCGCGCCCTGAAAGGCGCCGATGGCCGGCCTTTGACGTACGTTATCAACCGCACCATGATGCGCATCGACTTGCCGCAGCCATTGAAACCGGGCCAGGATTTCGCCTTCCAGATCGACTGGGATTACCGCATCAACGAACAGAAGGTGCTGGGCGGGCGCGCCGGCTATGAAGTCTTCGACGACAAGAACGCCCTGTTCGAAGTGGCGCAGTGGTTCCCCCGCATGGCGGCGTATTACGACGCGGCAGGCTGGCAGCACAAGCAGTTCCTCGGCTCGGGCGAATTCACCCTGGAATTCGGCGACTACGACGTGCAACTGACGGTTCCGGCCGACCATATCGTCGCCTCCACTGGCCAGCTGCAAAACCCACAGGACGTGCTGTCTTCCGCACAGCGCGAGCGCCTGGAAAAGGCCCGCGGCAGCGACAAGCCCGTCGTCATCGTCACGCAAAAAGAGGCGGAAGCGGCCGAAAAATCCGTCAGCCGCGCGCAAAAGACGTGGCACTTCAAGGCGGCCAACGTGCGCGACTTCGCCTGGGCCTCGAGCCGCAAATTCATCTGGGATGCGCAGGGCTACAAGAAGGGCGGCAGCGATGTGATGGCCATGTCCTACTATCCGAAAGAGGGCAATCCGCTGTGGGAAAAGTACAGCACGCAAGCCATCGTGCACACGATAGAACAGTACAACAAGTACAGCATCGACTACCCGTATCCGACGGCCATTTCCGTCAACGGCCCCGTGGGCGGCATGGAGTATCCGATGATCTCGTTCAACGGCCCGCGCCCGGTGAAAGACAAAAAAACGGGCGAGCTGACGTATTCGAAGCGCACCAAGTATGGCCTGATCGGCGTGATCATCCACGAAGTGGGCCACAACTACTACCCGATGATCATCAACTCGGATGAGCGCCAGTGGACGTGGATGGACGAAGGCCTCAACACCTTCGTGCAATACCTGGCACAGCAGGCGTGGGAAGAAAACTACCCTGCCTCGCGCGGCGAACCGCGCGAAATCGTCGACTACATGCGTAGCCGCGACCAGGTACCGATCATGACCAATTCCGAATCCCTGCTGCAGTTCGGCAACAACGCCTACGCCAAGCCGGCGGCGGGCTTGAACATCCTGCGCGAGACCATCCTCGGGCGCGAGCTGTTCGACTACGCGTTCAAGGAATATGCGCAGCGCTGGAAATTCAAGCGCCCCACGCCCGCCGATTTTTTCCGCACCATGGAAGACGCTTCCGGCACGGACCTGGACTGGTTCTGGCGCGGCTGGTTCTATACGACCGACCCGGTCGACATCAGCATCGACGGCATCAGCGAATACGGCGTAAGTTCAAAAGATCCGGCAACGGAAAAGGCCTGGAAGAAGGCGCAGAAGGACGCCCAGCCGGAATCCGTCACGAGCCGCGCCAACAAGGGCATGCCGCGCCGGGTCGACGCGCATCCGGAGCTGAAGGATTTCTACAACCAGCACGACGATTTCACGGTGACCAACAAGGACCGCAACTCCTATGCCGAGGCGCTGGCCGCTCTGGAACCGTGGGAAAAGGACTTGCTGAAACAGGGCAAGCACCTGTACCTGGTCGACCTGTCGAACGTGGGCGGCATGGTCATGCCGCTGATACTCGAAATCGAACTGAAAAGCGGCAAGAAGTACGTCGAGCGCGTGCCGGCCGAAGTGTGGCGCTACTCGCCGAAGAAAATCACCAAGGTCGTCATCACGGACGAGCCGATGGTGGGCCTGGTGCAGGACCCGTACTGGGAAACGGCCGACATCGACACCAGCAACAATAGCTGGCCGCGAAAAATCACGCCATCGCGCCTGGAACTGTTCAAGAGCGAGAAGTCGCCCAAGGATAACCTGATGCGCGACTTTCATACGCCATTGAAAGGCAAGAATGGCGGCTCGGCCAAGGGCGACGAGGCATGA
- a CDS encoding DUF6702 family protein, whose product MKRWRALATATLACASMAAGAHNFHMGIADISYNAANGSTEVVHTYTGHDVEALLTNLYQRQFDLGQEDSEAALRRYVEKQFYLVGPDGKRLRLNWVGMKVNADNVVIFQEIERTRLAPATRIHNQLLIDFLPSQRNTLNVQDSGSIQTLIFDRQNTELPIRQVPLHP is encoded by the coding sequence ATGAAGCGCTGGCGCGCGCTGGCCACCGCCACGCTGGCCTGCGCCAGCATGGCGGCCGGCGCCCACAATTTCCACATGGGTATCGCCGACATCAGCTATAACGCGGCCAACGGCAGCACGGAAGTGGTGCATACCTACACGGGCCACGACGTCGAGGCGCTGCTGACGAACCTGTACCAGCGCCAGTTCGACCTGGGCCAGGAGGACAGCGAAGCGGCCCTGCGCCGCTATGTCGAAAAACAGTTTTACCTCGTGGGGCCTGATGGCAAGCGCCTGCGCCTGAACTGGGTCGGCATGAAGGTCAATGCCGACAACGTGGTGATCTTCCAGGAAATCGAACGCACGCGCCTGGCCCCCGCCACGCGCATCCATAACCAGTTGCTGATCGACTTCCTGCCCAGCCAGCGCAATACCCTCAACGTGCAGGACAGCGGCAGCATCCAGACGTTGATCTTCGACCGCCAGAACACGGAACTGCCGATCCGCCAAGTCCCACTACACCCATGA
- a CDS encoding TonB-dependent receptor, which yields MTPRHLPLLLAALFSAATAHADDIFQRVLVDGSRLNQLGVADSANAGSVTQQQLDARTSYRPGELLEAVPGLIVSQHSGEGKANQFYLRGFNLDHGTDLRTTVDEMPVNQRSHGHGQGWTDLNFLIPELAMRLDYKKGPYSAEQGDFSSAGAASVVYANRLTQGIASVGIGQNGFRRALLADSLDASDGSLLYALEAQHNDGPFTQPDRYRKLNGVLRYSEGYANNGFNVTAMAYDASWNATDQIPLRAVQDGTLGRFDAIDASDGGKAQRYSLSGAWRQTTDDMSSRVSAYVIANRLALFSNFTYAMDDPDNGDQFAQPDRRVTSGINASHTWHRHTDRGSSDTTIGLQLQNDNIHNGLYNTRQRQILSTTRQDHIVESSLGVYGENSTRWSRWLRTVAGLRADAHRFDVRSDRAANSGKASDHLFSPSLSVIAGPWRDTEAYFNIGNGFHSNDARGTTITVDPKTGEAADKVTPLARSRGLELGLRSAAIAGLQTSLSLYRLDFDSELLFIGDAGATEAGRPSRRYGIEFSSYYKAASWLSLDLDLAYARARSRGSDPAGDFIPGAIEGVAQLAMTVTPPGPWSGSLRLRYFGPRPLIEDNSVRSSASVGLNGRIAYQIDKTLRVELEGYNLANRRDSAIDYYYASRLPGEAQPIDDIHFHPVESRSLRLTLVKNF from the coding sequence ATGACGCCACGCCATCTTCCCCTCCTCCTCGCCGCCCTGTTTTCCGCAGCGACCGCCCACGCCGACGACATCTTCCAGCGCGTGCTGGTCGACGGTTCGCGCCTGAACCAGCTGGGCGTGGCCGATTCGGCCAACGCGGGCAGCGTCACGCAACAGCAGCTTGACGCGCGCACCAGCTACCGGCCAGGCGAACTGCTCGAAGCCGTGCCGGGGCTGATCGTCAGCCAGCATAGCGGCGAGGGCAAGGCCAACCAGTTCTACCTGCGCGGCTTCAATCTCGATCACGGCACGGATCTGCGCACCACCGTCGACGAGATGCCCGTCAACCAGCGCAGTCATGGCCACGGCCAAGGCTGGACGGACCTGAACTTCCTGATCCCCGAACTGGCCATGCGCCTCGACTACAAAAAGGGGCCGTATTCAGCGGAGCAAGGCGATTTCTCCTCGGCCGGCGCGGCGTCCGTCGTCTACGCGAACCGCCTGACGCAAGGCATCGCCAGCGTGGGCATCGGGCAGAACGGCTTTCGCCGCGCCCTGCTGGCCGATTCGCTCGATGCGAGCGACGGCAGCCTGCTGTACGCGCTCGAAGCGCAGCACAACGATGGCCCGTTCACGCAGCCGGACCGCTACCGCAAGCTCAATGGCGTGCTGCGCTACAGCGAAGGCTATGCCAACAACGGCTTCAACGTCACGGCCATGGCGTATGACGCCAGCTGGAACGCCACCGACCAGATTCCGTTGCGCGCCGTGCAGGACGGCACGCTGGGACGCTTCGACGCCATCGATGCCAGCGACGGCGGCAAGGCGCAGCGCTACAGCCTCTCGGGCGCCTGGCGCCAGACAACGGACGACATGTCGTCCAGGGTCAGCGCATATGTGATCGCCAACCGCCTGGCCCTGTTCTCGAATTTCACGTACGCGATGGATGACCCCGATAACGGCGACCAGTTCGCCCAGCCGGACCGGCGCGTGACCTCCGGTATCAACGCCAGCCACACCTGGCACCGCCACACGGACAGGGGCAGCAGCGACACCACCATCGGCCTGCAGCTACAGAACGACAATATCCACAATGGCCTGTACAACACGCGGCAGCGGCAGATCCTGTCAACCACGCGGCAAGACCATATCGTCGAATCGAGCCTCGGCGTGTATGGCGAAAACAGCACGCGCTGGTCGCGCTGGCTGCGCACCGTGGCCGGCCTGCGCGCGGACGCCCACCGCTTCGACGTGCGCAGCGACCGCGCCGCCAATTCAGGCAAGGCCAGCGACCATTTGTTCAGCCCCAGCCTGAGCGTGATCGCCGGGCCGTGGCGCGATACGGAAGCGTATTTCAACATCGGCAATGGCTTTCACAGCAACGATGCGCGCGGCACGACGATCACGGTCGACCCGAAGACGGGCGAGGCGGCCGACAAGGTCACGCCTCTGGCGCGCTCGCGGGGATTGGAACTGGGCTTGCGCAGCGCCGCCATCGCAGGCCTGCAAACCTCGCTGTCGCTGTACCGCCTGGACTTCGATTCCGAACTGCTGTTCATCGGCGACGCGGGCGCCACCGAGGCGGGCCGCCCCAGCCGCCGCTACGGCATCGAGTTTTCCAGCTACTACAAGGCGGCGAGCTGGCTGTCGCTGGACCTGGACCTGGCGTATGCGCGCGCACGCTCGCGCGGCAGCGACCCGGCGGGCGACTTCATCCCCGGCGCCATCGAAGGCGTAGCCCAGCTGGCCATGACGGTGACGCCGCCAGGGCCGTGGTCGGGTTCTTTGCGCCTGCGCTACTTCGGTCCGCGCCCCCTGATTGAAGACAACAGCGTGCGCTCGTCGGCCAGCGTGGGCTTGAACGGGCGCATCGCCTACCAGATCGACAAGACCTTGCGCGTGGAGCTGGAAGGCTACAACCTGGCCAACCGGCGCGACTCGGCCATCGATTACTACTATGCCTCGCGCCTGCCCGGCGAGGCGCAGCCCATCGACGACATCCACTTCCATCCGGTGGAATCGCGCTCGCTGCGCCTGACCCTGGTAAAGAATTTTTAA
- a CDS encoding 2OG-Fe dioxygenase family protein yields MSTSAPIFTDPSHVKDALRDDGYAVLRPQDVAALAGCPLAALRALEPSWNTLALDNYLKDGGRYRRRRHSCFVQDGERLTQTAHRPHWQPVEYNALHGGMHRLFEPVEAAIVAQAAWQQLIRALGDVCSQVKGSQPWFIEAHQFRIDTTDGIGRPTPEGAHRDGVDFVAVLLIGRDQVKGGETRIFEADGPNGKRFTLTEPWSLLLLDDAAVIHESTPIQPIGEHGHRDTLVLTYRAGQFQGEN; encoded by the coding sequence ATGAGCACTTCCGCACCGATCTTTACCGACCCGTCCCACGTCAAGGATGCCTTGCGCGATGACGGCTATGCCGTGCTGCGCCCGCAGGACGTGGCCGCGCTGGCCGGCTGCCCGCTGGCCGCGCTGCGCGCGCTGGAGCCGAGCTGGAATACCCTGGCGCTGGACAATTACCTGAAGGATGGCGGCCGCTATCGCCGCCGGCGCCACTCGTGCTTCGTGCAGGATGGCGAGCGCCTGACCCAGACGGCGCACCGTCCGCACTGGCAACCGGTGGAATACAACGCCCTGCACGGCGGCATGCACCGCCTGTTCGAACCGGTCGAAGCGGCTATCGTCGCGCAAGCGGCCTGGCAGCAGCTGATCCGCGCGCTGGGCGACGTCTGCTCGCAGGTGAAGGGCAGCCAGCCCTGGTTCATCGAGGCGCACCAGTTCCGCATCGATACGACCGATGGCATCGGCCGGCCCACGCCGGAAGGCGCGCACCGCGACGGCGTCGATTTCGTCGCCGTGCTGCTGATCGGGCGCGACCAGGTCAAGGGCGGCGAGACGCGCATCTTCGAAGCAGACGGCCCCAACGGAAAGCGCTTTACCCTGACCGAACCGTGGTCGCTGCTGCTGCTCGACGATGCCGCCGTGATCCACGAATCGACCCCGATCCAGCCCATCGGCGAACATGGCCACCGCGATACGCTCGTGCTGACCTATCGCGCAGGCCAGTTCCAGGGCGAAAACTGA
- a CDS encoding hybrid sensor histidine kinase/response regulator, producing the protein MDSNNQIKPDEIEILIVEDSPTQAERLRRLIQSLHYNARVAANGQLALAAIRERKPHLVLSDIVMPEMNGYDLCRAIKSDPTLRDIPVILVTSLNDPKDIIRGIECGADNFIRKPYAEDYLLNRISHMLMNQKLRKNQNVEIGIALYLGDQKHFINAERQQILDLLISTYEQAVQVNGELQARERQVIELNMRLAHHAAELETINREIALKNLELAEASRMKSAFIANMSHELRTPLNAIIGFTGALLMKLPGPLTSDQDKQLNTIRASARHLLSLINDILDVAKIEAGKLTLSIEPVHCQELMADVADTLRPLAQQKGLALEMALGEAGQPPAIIDTDRRALTQILINLLNNAIKFTEQGTVRISLSQRDEDGVLVTEMSIADSGAGIKEEDQAKLFQAFSQLDSTSTRHVEGAGLGLYLCQNLANAIGGALFFNSDYGSGSTFTLALRSKA; encoded by the coding sequence GTGGACTCCAACAACCAAATCAAGCCTGACGAAATCGAGATCCTGATCGTCGAGGACAGCCCGACCCAGGCGGAGCGCTTGCGCCGCCTGATCCAGTCCCTGCACTATAACGCGCGCGTGGCGGCGAATGGGCAGCTGGCCCTGGCCGCCATCCGCGAGCGCAAGCCGCACCTGGTGCTGTCCGATATCGTCATGCCTGAAATGAATGGTTACGACCTGTGCCGCGCCATCAAGTCCGATCCGACCCTGCGCGACATCCCCGTGATCCTCGTCACCTCGCTCAACGATCCGAAGGACATCATCCGCGGCATCGAATGCGGCGCCGACAATTTCATCCGCAAGCCCTACGCGGAAGACTATCTGCTCAACCGCATCAGCCACATGCTGATGAACCAGAAGCTGCGCAAGAACCAGAACGTGGAAATCGGCATCGCCCTGTACCTGGGCGACCAGAAGCATTTCATCAATGCGGAACGCCAGCAAATCCTCGACCTGCTGATCTCCACGTATGAGCAGGCGGTGCAGGTCAACGGCGAGCTGCAGGCGCGCGAACGCCAGGTGATCGAACTGAACATGCGCCTGGCGCACCATGCGGCCGAACTGGAAACCATCAACCGCGAAATCGCCCTGAAAAACCTGGAACTGGCCGAAGCGAGCCGCATGAAGTCGGCCTTCATCGCCAACATGTCGCATGAACTGCGCACGCCATTGAACGCCATCATTGGCTTCACGGGCGCGCTGCTGATGAAACTTCCCGGTCCCCTGACGTCCGACCAGGACAAGCAACTCAATACCATCCGCGCCAGCGCGCGCCATCTGCTCTCGCTGATCAACGACATCCTCGACGTCGCCAAGATCGAAGCGGGCAAGCTGACCCTGTCGATCGAACCCGTGCACTGCCAGGAGCTGATGGCAGACGTGGCCGACACTCTGCGTCCCCTGGCCCAGCAAAAAGGCCTGGCGCTGGAAATGGCACTGGGAGAAGCGGGCCAGCCGCCCGCCATCATCGACACGGATCGCCGCGCACTGACGCAAATCCTCATCAACCTGCTCAACAACGCCATCAAATTCACGGAACAGGGCACGGTGCGCATCAGCCTGTCCCAGCGCGACGAAGACGGCGTGCTGGTGACGGAAATGAGCATCGCCGACAGCGGCGCCGGCATCAAGGAAGAAGACCAGGCCAAGCTGTTCCAGGCCTTCTCGCAGCTCGATTCCACCTCCACGCGCCACGTGGAAGGCGCGGGACTGGGCCTGTACCTGTGCCAGAACCTGGCCAACGCCATCGGCGGCGCGCTGTTCTTCAACAGCGACTACGGTTCCGGCAGCACGTTTACGCTGGCACTGCGCAGCAAAGCCTGA
- a CDS encoding CerR family C-terminal domain-containing protein: protein MIEKNISHTVPADDGRKPRSDGEQSRERLLHSAIRLFAEQGYAKTSTRELAQAAGTNAAAISYYFGDKAGLYRAAFSHQLSNPQDNIALYEQPHFTLRQSLEGFYAQLLAPMQQGEIARDCMRLWCREMLEPTGLWAREVDQNIRAEHEALTRVLARHLGAPDNSDDMHRLAFSIASLALQHMVGAEVLHTLRPQLMETPHAIDTWLARMTDYALAMADVERRRLATPPSHPTAQQQAEGQA from the coding sequence ATGATTGAAAAAAACATTTCCCATACCGTGCCCGCCGACGACGGGCGCAAGCCCCGTTCCGATGGCGAACAGTCGCGCGAGCGGCTGCTGCACAGTGCCATCCGCCTGTTTGCCGAGCAGGGCTACGCCAAGACGTCCACGCGCGAACTGGCGCAGGCGGCCGGCACCAACGCGGCTGCCATCAGCTACTATTTTGGCGACAAGGCGGGCCTGTACCGCGCCGCCTTCTCCCATCAACTATCGAATCCACAAGACAATATCGCCCTGTACGAGCAACCCCATTTCACCCTGCGCCAAAGTCTGGAAGGCTTTTATGCGCAATTGCTCGCCCCCATGCAGCAGGGAGAAATCGCGCGCGACTGCATGCGCCTGTGGTGCCGCGAGATGCTCGAACCGACGGGCCTGTGGGCGCGCGAGGTTGACCAGAACATCCGTGCCGAACACGAGGCGCTCACGCGTGTGCTGGCACGCCACCTGGGCGCGCCCGACAACAGCGACGACATGCACCGCCTGGCCTTTTCCATCGCCTCGCTGGCCCTGCAGCACATGGTCGGCGCCGAGGTGCTGCACACCTTGCGCCCGCAACTGATGGAAACGCCGCACGCCATCGATACCTGGCTGGCGCGCATGACCGACTACGCGCTGGCCATGGCCGACGTGGAGCGCCGGCGCCTGGCCACTCCTCCCTCCCACCCTACCGCTCAACAACAAGCAGAAGGACAAGCATGA
- a CDS encoding efflux transporter outer membrane subunit, producing the protein MTTIRCTVQRVLAASIALALGGCALQGPPAAVAASTPAQWQAPLPHNGKLTDLSSWWQGQGDSLLVELITDAQQVSPTIAAAGTRIAQARADSIGSGAALAPKLDATGSVVRTSQQSAQPSGTTSQAALQASWEIDVFGANRATRDAAQERYDSARALWHEARVSVAAEVANQYYALRTCQQLQAVSEQDAVSRRDSARLTELSAGAGFQPPANAALARASAAEGASRAIEQRAACDVNIKALVALSAMPEDSLRQKLGASPAVLPSPVAIAELPAQTLDQRPDIYSAEREVAAASFEVRGAQAQRYPRLSLAGSIGKGNIRAGGTSITASTWSIGPLAVSLPIFDGGTRRAQVDAATARYDEAVVKYRAGVRQAVREVEEALVNLASTDARSGHAKTALEGYRVSFVATEDRYKNGLASLIELEDARRTRLAAENTVVNLERERSAAWVALYRAAGGGWSSSSSSSAIANNAP; encoded by the coding sequence ATGACGACTATTCGATGCACCGTTCAACGCGTCCTGGCCGCCAGCATCGCGCTGGCGCTGGGCGGTTGCGCCCTGCAGGGACCGCCCGCAGCGGTGGCCGCCAGCACGCCCGCGCAGTGGCAGGCGCCGCTGCCGCATAACGGCAAGCTGACAGACCTGTCCAGCTGGTGGCAGGGCCAGGGCGACAGCCTGCTGGTGGAATTGATCACCGACGCACAGCAGGTCAGCCCGACCATCGCCGCCGCCGGCACGCGCATCGCGCAGGCGCGCGCGGACAGCATCGGCAGCGGCGCCGCGCTGGCGCCCAAGCTCGACGCGACAGGCAGCGTGGTGCGCACCAGCCAGCAATCGGCCCAGCCCAGCGGCACCACCTCGCAGGCCGCGCTGCAGGCGTCGTGGGAAATCGATGTGTTTGGGGCCAACCGCGCCACGCGCGATGCGGCGCAGGAGCGCTACGACAGCGCCCGCGCGCTCTGGCATGAGGCCCGCGTCTCGGTCGCAGCCGAAGTGGCAAACCAATACTACGCCTTGCGCACCTGCCAGCAATTGCAGGCCGTGTCCGAGCAGGACGCCGTCTCGCGCCGCGACTCGGCGCGCCTGACGGAACTGAGCGCCGGCGCCGGCTTCCAGCCGCCCGCCAACGCCGCCCTGGCCCGCGCCAGCGCCGCCGAAGGCGCCAGCCGCGCCATCGAACAACGGGCCGCGTGCGACGTGAATATCAAGGCGCTGGTGGCCTTGTCGGCCATGCCGGAAGACTCGCTGCGCCAGAAGCTGGGGGCCAGCCCGGCGGTCCTGCCCTCGCCCGTGGCGATTGCGGAACTGCCGGCGCAAACCCTGGACCAGCGTCCCGACATCTACAGCGCCGAACGCGAAGTGGCGGCCGCCAGCTTCGAAGTGCGCGGCGCGCAGGCGCAGCGCTACCCTCGCCTGAGTCTGGCCGGCTCCATCGGCAAGGGCAATATCCGCGCCGGCGGCACCAGCATCACGGCCAGTACCTGGAGCATCGGCCCGCTGGCCGTCAGCCTGCCCATCTTCGACGGCGGCACCCGCCGCGCCCAGGTCGACGCGGCCACGGCGCGCTACGACGAAGCCGTCGTGAAATACCGCGCCGGCGTGCGCCAGGCCGTGCGCGAAGTGGAAGAGGCATTGGTCAACCTGGCCAGTACGGACGCGCGCAGCGGCCATGCGAAAACGGCCCTGGAAGGCTACCGCGTGTCGTTTGTCGCCACCGAGGACCGCTACAAGAATGGCCTGGCCAGCCTGATCGAACTGGAAGACGCGCGCCGCACGCGCCTGGCCGCCGAAAACACGGTGGTCAACCTCGAGCGCGAACGCAGCGCCGCCTGGGTGGCGCTGTACCGCGCCGCCGGCGGCGGCTGGAGCAGCAGCAGCAGCAGCAGCGCCATCGCCAACAATGCCCCCTGA